The Thermoanaerobacterales bacterium genome contains a region encoding:
- the ndk gene encoding nucleoside-diphosphate kinase, producing the protein MERTFVMVKPDGVQRGLIGEVVRRFERKGFKVVALKMMRIDRALAERHYGEHRGKPFFEGLVRFITSGPVVAMVLEGRDVIAGVREMMGATNPAKALPGTIRGTYGVDVGRNVVHGSDSPASAEREIGLFFSPHELVEYDRTLDCWLYE; encoded by the coding sequence TTGGAACGCACGTTTGTGATGGTCAAGCCCGACGGGGTGCAGAGGGGCCTCATCGGAGAAGTCGTGCGGCGCTTCGAGCGCAAGGGCTTTAAGGTCGTGGCCCTGAAGATGATGCGCATCGACCGCGCCCTGGCCGAGAGGCACTACGGCGAGCACCGGGGCAAGCCCTTCTTCGAGGGGCTGGTCCGGTTCATCACCTCCGGCCCGGTGGTGGCCATGGTCCTCGAGGGCCGGGACGTGATCGCCGGGGTCCGGGAGATGATGGGCGCCACCAATCCCGCCAAAGCACTGCCCGGTACCATCCGGGGCACCTACGGGGTGGACGTGGGCCGCAACGTGGTCCATGGCTCCGACTCCCCGGCAAGCGCCGAGCGGGAGATCGGCCTCTTTTTCAGCCCGCACGAACTGGTCGAGTACGACCGGACCCTAGACTGTTGGCTTTACGAATAA
- a CDS encoding formate--tetrahydrofolate ligase codes for MPTDLEIAQAHRLQPIVEIAERAGLQEQDLDLYGRYKAKIGLHVLEKLPRRPNAKLIDVTAITPTPLGEGKTLTTIGLTQGLGRLGLRSICTIRQPSMGPVFGIKGGAAGGGYSQVVPMEDLNLHFTGDIHAVGQAHNLLAAMIDASILHSNPLRIDPLTVSWMRVIDVNDRALREITIGLGGRANGYPRQTGFEMTVASEVMAALALATSLQDLRRRLGRMVVAYTYDGEPVTAEDLKGAGAMAVILKEAVKPNLIQTLEGQPCIVHAGPFANIAHGQSSVLADLMALRMADYVVTESGFGADLGMQKFMDIKCRQSGLRPNCVVVTCTIRALKMHGGAGEVVPGRPLPEELLRENIPALEEGCRNLGHMIRIAGYYGVPVVVAVNRFTHDTDSEVETVRRFALAAGARAACQHTAWAEGGAGAVELARAVAEACEGKTDFRFLYPDDLSIKEKIDIMATRVYNAREVHYEPLAERKIRQFEALGWGNLPICMAKTHLSISHDPTWKNVPSDYVFPIRDLRVSAGAGFIYPLAGKMQTMPGLPSRPAAFRIDIDENGRVVGLF; via the coding sequence ATCCCAACTGACCTTGAAATCGCCCAGGCCCACCGTCTGCAACCCATCGTGGAGATCGCCGAGCGGGCCGGGCTGCAGGAACAGGACCTGGACCTTTACGGGCGCTACAAGGCCAAGATAGGCCTTCACGTCCTGGAGAAGCTCCCCCGGAGGCCCAACGCTAAACTGATCGACGTCACGGCCATCACCCCCACCCCGCTCGGAGAAGGGAAAACCCTGACCACCATCGGTCTCACCCAGGGCCTGGGGCGCCTAGGACTCCGCTCGATCTGCACCATCCGCCAGCCCTCGATGGGGCCGGTCTTCGGGATCAAAGGGGGCGCCGCCGGGGGCGGTTACTCCCAGGTGGTGCCGATGGAGGACTTAAACCTGCACTTCACCGGCGACATCCACGCCGTAGGGCAGGCGCACAACCTCCTGGCGGCCATGATCGACGCCTCCATCCTGCACTCCAACCCTCTGCGGATCGACCCGCTGACCGTGAGTTGGATGCGGGTCATCGACGTCAACGACCGCGCTCTGAGGGAGATCACGATCGGCCTCGGCGGCCGGGCCAACGGCTACCCGCGGCAGACCGGTTTTGAAATGACCGTGGCCTCGGAGGTCATGGCCGCCCTGGCCCTGGCGACGAGCCTGCAGGACCTGCGCCGCCGGCTCGGGCGGATGGTTGTCGCCTACACCTACGACGGGGAACCGGTGACAGCCGAAGACCTTAAGGGGGCCGGGGCCATGGCCGTGATTCTTAAAGAGGCCGTCAAGCCGAACCTGATCCAGACCCTTGAGGGACAGCCCTGCATCGTCCACGCCGGTCCCTTCGCCAACATCGCTCACGGCCAGTCCTCGGTCCTGGCCGACCTCATGGCCCTGCGGATGGCCGACTACGTCGTCACCGAGAGCGGCTTCGGCGCCGACCTCGGGATGCAGAAGTTCATGGATATCAAATGCCGCCAGTCAGGGCTGCGCCCGAACTGCGTCGTGGTCACCTGCACCATCCGCGCCCTGAAGATGCACGGCGGGGCGGGCGAGGTCGTGCCGGGGCGCCCGTTGCCCGAGGAACTCCTGCGTGAAAACATCCCGGCCCTGGAGGAGGGCTGCCGCAACCTCGGGCACATGATCCGCATCGCCGGTTACTACGGCGTGCCCGTGGTGGTGGCCGTCAACCGCTTCACCCACGACACCGACTCCGAGGTCGAGACGGTACGGCGCTTCGCCCTGGCGGCCGGCGCGCGCGCGGCGTGCCAGCACACCGCCTGGGCCGAGGGCGGGGCGGGGGCCGTCGAGCTGGCGCGGGCGGTCGCGGAGGCCTGCGAAGGGAAGACCGACTTCCGTTTCCTCTACCCCGACGACCTTTCAATTAAGGAAAAGATCGATATCATGGCCACCCGGGTCTACAACGCGCGCGAGGTGCACTACGAGCCCCTGGCCGAGCGCAAGATCCGGCAGTTCGAGGCGCTGGGCTGGGGGAACCTGCCGATCTGCATGGCCAAGACCCACCTCTCGATCTCGCACGACCCAACCTGGAAGAACGTCCCCTCCGACTACGTCTTCCCGATCCGCGACCTGCGCGTCTCGGCGGGGGCGGGCTTCATCTACCCCCTGGCCGGGAAGATGCAGACCATGCCCGGCCTGCCGTCGCGCCCGGCGGCCTTCCGGATCGACATCGACGAGAACGGCCGGGTAGTAGGCCTGTTCTAA
- a CDS encoding DUF134 domain-containing protein encodes MGRPPKCRRVEFLPHCTYFKPAGVPLWSLEEVALTVEEVEALRLKDIEGLEQEACAERMGISRPTFQRILTSARQKVTQALVDGRAIRVEGGHYEYVSRRLRCEACRAEWEPQPTEVTADAKCPVCGSEDVDRLPLRFGGRRKGMHGPPTVHNK; translated from the coding sequence ATGGGACGTCCCCCCAAATGTCGCCGCGTCGAGTTCCTGCCCCACTGCACCTATTTCAAGCCCGCCGGTGTTCCTCTATGGAGCCTGGAGGAGGTGGCCCTGACCGTTGAGGAGGTCGAGGCCCTCCGGCTGAAGGACATCGAAGGCCTGGAGCAGGAGGCCTGCGCCGAAAGGATGGGCATTTCCCGGCCGACCTTTCAGCGCATCCTGACCAGCGCCCGGCAGAAGGTCACCCAGGCCCTGGTGGACGGGCGGGCCATCCGGGTCGAGGGGGGACACTACGAATACGTTTCCCGGCGCCTGCGGTGCGAGGCGTGCCGCGCGGAGTGGGAACCCCAGCCTACCGAAGTCACGGCGGACGCGAAGTGCCCGGTTTGCGGCAGTGAGGATGTTGACCGGCTGCCCCTCCGTTTCGGCGGCCGCCGCAAGGGGATGCACGGTCCTCCGACCGTACACAATAAATAG